Proteins from one Malaya genurostris strain Urasoe2022 chromosome 2, Malgen_1.1, whole genome shotgun sequence genomic window:
- the LOC131428842 gene encoding uncharacterized protein LOC131428842, whose product MSEIHSDNGTAFKGASNELHRIHQMLKTDQGERKQILDWCTENEIAWRFIPPHAPHFGGLWEAAVKSAKHHLLREIGNVHVSYEDMTTLLVQIEICWNSRPLTAIPSDPSDLKALTPGYFLVGTNLQSVPETSLSEVPDNRLSHWQLTQKRVQRIWARWYPEYLQQLQSRALKLIPAVAIEPGCVVVVKDDCLPPTQWPLGRITKVHPSKDGVVRLVTLKTASADSVVRPVVRLALLPVAETQSSRSDPCSDNKNAK is encoded by the coding sequence ATGCTGAAAACCGACCAGGGAGAACGTAAGCAGATTCTCGATTGGTGCACCGAGAATGAAATTGCGTGGCGATTCATTCCACCTCATGCTCCGCATTTTGGCGGCTTGTGGGAAGCAGCCGTTAAGTCAGCCAAACATCATCTGTTGCGTGAGATAGGCAACGTGCATGTCAGCTACGAGGACATGACAACTCTACTCGTTCAAATTGAGATATGTTGGAACTCCAGACCGCTCACTGCAATACCATCCGATCCGTCAGATTTGAAGGCTCTGACCCCAGGTTATTTCCTTGTAGGAACCAACTTACAATCCGTGCCAGAAACGTCATTAAGCGAAGTGCCGGACAATCGACTGTCGCATTGGCAGCTCACCCAGAAGCGTGTCCAACGAATTTGGGCAAGGTGGTATCCGGAGTACCTTCAGCAGCTGCAGTCTCGTGCTTTGAAGCTGATTCCAGCTGTCGCCATTGAACCTGGATGTGTTGTGGTGGTCAAGGACGATTGTCTACCGCCAACCCAATGGCCTCTCGGGAGAATCACCAAGGTGCACCCGAGCAAGGACGGTGTAGTTCGCCTCGTCACCCTGAAGACAGCTTCTGCAGATTCAGTTGTGCGTCCTGTAGTCAGGCTCGCCTTACTACCAGTTGCAGAAACGCAATCCAGTCGGTCTGACCCGTGCTCAGACAATAAAAACGCGAAATAA